A single genomic interval of Plantibacter sp. Leaf314 harbors:
- a CDS encoding ABC transporter permease yields MALTDPTTLTVGEPETMRGAPKRPQSRGRTILRKVLATKRARIGGGVLLFIILWAFIGPLLSPWSFTDQDGLAFSQPPSLDHWFGTNNIGQDVYAQTLVGLQKSIVIGLIVGPGAAIIAGLVGAIAGYVGGVWDKAIVWFIDLLLVIPGFFLLVLLSPAFKSLSWLALVVFLVLFGWMVLARVIRGQTMSLREREYVKAARFMGVPGFTIIRRHIIPNVASLLIIDATLGIGAAILSETTLSFFGFGVQAPDVSLGTLLAAGASAAVTRPWLFVFPAAILVITVLASSLLGDALRDAIDPTSGANRD; encoded by the coding sequence CGGCGCACCCAAGCGCCCGCAGTCACGTGGTCGCACGATCCTCCGGAAGGTGCTCGCCACGAAGCGCGCACGCATCGGTGGCGGCGTCCTGCTCTTCATCATCCTGTGGGCCTTCATCGGACCGCTGCTGTCCCCGTGGTCCTTCACCGACCAGGACGGCCTCGCCTTCAGCCAGCCGCCGTCGCTCGACCACTGGTTCGGCACGAACAACATCGGCCAGGACGTGTACGCGCAGACCCTCGTCGGGCTGCAGAAGTCGATCGTCATCGGACTCATCGTGGGACCGGGGGCGGCCATCATCGCCGGGCTCGTGGGCGCGATCGCCGGCTACGTCGGCGGCGTCTGGGACAAGGCGATCGTCTGGTTCATCGACCTCCTCCTCGTCATCCCCGGCTTCTTCCTCCTCGTCCTGCTGAGCCCCGCGTTCAAGTCGCTCTCCTGGCTCGCCCTCGTGGTGTTCCTCGTGCTCTTCGGATGGATGGTGCTCGCCCGGGTGATCCGCGGACAGACGATGTCCCTGCGGGAGCGCGAGTACGTCAAGGCTGCTCGGTTCATGGGCGTCCCCGGGTTCACCATCATCCGTCGGCACATCATCCCGAACGTCGCCAGCCTCCTCATCATCGACGCTACCCTCGGCATCGGAGCGGCGATCCTGTCCGAGACGACCCTGAGCTTCTTCGGCTTCGGCGTCCAGGCACCCGACGTCTCCCTCGGCACCCTGCTGGCCGCGGGCGCGAGTGCTGCCGTCACCCGCCCCTGGCTGTTCGTCTTCCCCGCAGCGATCCTCGTCATCACCGTGCTCGCGTCGAGCCTGCTCGGCGACGCCCTCCGCGATGCCATCGACCCGACCTCAGGAGCCAACCGTGACTGA
- a CDS encoding ABC transporter permease, whose protein sequence is MGNYILRRILQAIPVLLGTTFLIYFMVFALPGDPILALFGDRTPSPAVLEQLRAEYNLDKPFIVQYLLYLGGILTGDLGTSFSGQPVAEILAQTFPVTLRLAVLAVFFEMVAGITIGLVSGLRKGGIFDASFLVVSLILISLPVFVVAFIAQFVFGIQLGWFRVTVGAGAPIQDLLLPALVLATISFAQITRLTRGAVIETQSLDFVRTAASKGLSRRRIIPVHILRNSLIPVVTYLAVDFGVLIVGATVTEGIFNVPGVGRTLYQAIIRGEGPTVVSFVTVMVLVYLLVNLLVDLLYAVLDPRIRYVKS, encoded by the coding sequence TTGGGCAATTACATCCTCCGCCGCATCCTGCAGGCCATCCCGGTCCTGCTCGGTACGACGTTCCTCATCTATTTCATGGTGTTCGCGCTCCCGGGCGACCCCATCCTCGCGCTCTTCGGCGACCGGACGCCGAGCCCGGCCGTCCTCGAGCAGCTCCGCGCGGAGTACAACCTCGACAAGCCGTTCATCGTGCAGTATCTGCTGTACCTCGGCGGCATCCTCACGGGCGACCTCGGCACCTCGTTCTCCGGTCAGCCGGTCGCCGAGATCCTCGCGCAGACCTTCCCGGTCACGCTGCGTCTCGCCGTCCTCGCCGTCTTCTTCGAGATGGTCGCCGGCATCACGATCGGCCTCGTCTCCGGCCTCCGCAAGGGCGGCATCTTCGACGCGTCGTTCCTCGTCGTGAGCCTCATCCTCATCTCCCTGCCGGTCTTCGTGGTCGCGTTCATCGCCCAGTTCGTCTTCGGCATCCAGCTCGGCTGGTTCCGGGTCACGGTCGGTGCCGGTGCGCCGATACAAGACCTGTTACTCCCGGCACTCGTGTTGGCGACGATCAGCTTCGCGCAGATCACCCGCCTGACCCGCGGTGCCGTGATCGAGACCCAGTCGCTCGACTTCGTGCGCACCGCGGCCTCGAAGGGCCTCAGCCGCCGCCGGATCATCCCGGTGCACATCCTCCGCAACTCGCTGATCCCGGTCGTCACCTACCTGGCGGTCGACTTCGGTGTGCTCATCGTCGGAGCGACGGTCACGGAGGGCATCTTCAACGTGCCCGGCGTCGGCCGGACGCTCTACCAGGCGATCATCCGTGGCGAAGGACCCACCGTCGTGTCCTTCGTGACCGTGATGGTGCTCGTCTACCTGCTCGTCAACCTGCTGGTCGACCTGCTGTACGCCGTGCTCGACCCGAGGATCCGCTATGTCAAGTCATGA
- a CDS encoding CPBP family intramembrane glutamic endopeptidase, translated as MNEQNATVQQPDLPERSPVARRWWEIGIVLALSLGASAVYSVISLIAKLTAGPPLADQSAAINTTQATREWLDFSYQFLGLFFQLAPVALVIYLLWQPGRSGFTRMGLDLRAPGRDLGRGALLVAAIGIPGIGVYALGRALGVTVAVSTFPDTMYWWTIPMLVFSALRAGLQEEVIIIGYLYTRLREIGWGWWTIILSTAVLRGSYHLYQGIGPFFGNVAMGIAFGWCYKRWGRVMPLVVAHTIIDVISFAGFPLAVAWWPGIFAPTSS; from the coding sequence GTGAACGAGCAGAACGCGACCGTGCAACAGCCGGACCTCCCCGAACGGTCGCCGGTCGCGCGCCGCTGGTGGGAGATCGGGATCGTCCTCGCGCTGAGCCTCGGCGCGTCTGCGGTGTACTCCGTCATCTCGCTCATCGCGAAGCTCACCGCGGGGCCGCCGCTCGCCGACCAGTCGGCGGCCATCAACACGACGCAGGCGACCCGGGAGTGGCTCGACTTCAGCTACCAGTTTCTCGGGCTGTTCTTCCAGCTCGCGCCCGTCGCGCTCGTCATCTATCTGCTCTGGCAACCGGGGCGAAGCGGTTTCACCCGCATGGGACTCGACCTCCGCGCACCAGGACGCGACCTCGGACGTGGCGCGCTGCTCGTCGCCGCGATCGGCATCCCCGGTATCGGGGTGTACGCGCTCGGCCGGGCGCTCGGGGTCACGGTCGCGGTGTCGACCTTCCCCGACACCATGTACTGGTGGACGATCCCGATGCTCGTCTTCTCCGCGCTCCGCGCCGGGCTGCAGGAGGAGGTCATCATCATCGGGTACCTGTACACCCGGCTGCGCGAGATCGGATGGGGGTGGTGGACGATCATCCTCTCGACCGCCGTCCTGCGCGGGAGCTACCACCTGTACCAGGGCATCGGACCGTTCTTCGGCAACGTCGCCATGGGGATCGCGTTCGGCTGGTGCTACAAGCGCTGGGGCCGGGTGATGCCGCTCGTCGTCGCGCACACGATCATCGACGTGATCTCCTTCGCCGGATTCCCCCTGGCGGTCGCCTGGTGGCCGGGCATCTTCGCCCCGACCTCGTCCTGA
- a CDS encoding ABC transporter ATP-binding protein: MPSTRPQEPTVTDPQAAEPLLQVRDLSVTFPNAGTPVHAVRGVSYDVHRGEFLGIVGESGSGKSVSSMAVMGLLPTNAQVSGSIRYDGVELLGQSDRELSRIRGRDIAMIFQDPLSALTPVYTIGQQIAEGLRLHDSALSQRAAETRAVELLKIVGIPNAERRAKSFPHEFSGGMRQRAMIAIAIANDPQLIIADEPTTALDVTIQAQILEVLQEAKDITGAAVVLITHDLGVVAGNADRVAVMYAGRIVETAPVVPLFREPLMPYTIGLLRSMPNMAANQQERLVPLEGRPPLLTKVPTGCPFAPRCPIAVAACLEGEPALLPVLDGPATDPATSIEHTAACIRAGEIADGSLLRPDIFPRPDEVPEELVAEVAPETVLDVKDLTRAFPLTKGVVFRRNIGTVRAVDGVSFSVQRGRTLGLVGESGCGKTTTIMEILELARTQGGTIHVNGVDTATLSKPDRRKLRSDIQVVFQDPMASLDPRMTIEDIIGEPLTVHGVSSAEIRNRVGAMLELVGLEPSFAGRYPHEFSGGQRQRIGIARALVVEPKILVLDEPVSALDVSVQAGVINLLEDLKQRLGLSYLFVAHDLAVVRHIADDVAVMYLGRIVEYGPSATIFADPKHPYTQALLSAVPVPDPELERSRQRILLNGDLPSPSDDRVGCSFRSRCPLYQLLPADKQSVCEQDDPRERPVDGRLVACHHAESDRLVTA; the protein is encoded by the coding sequence ATGCCATCGACCCGACCTCAGGAGCCAACCGTGACTGACCCCCAGGCGGCCGAGCCGCTCCTCCAGGTCCGCGACCTCAGCGTCACCTTCCCGAACGCCGGAACACCGGTGCACGCCGTCCGCGGCGTGTCCTACGACGTCCACCGGGGCGAGTTCCTCGGGATCGTCGGCGAGTCCGGCTCCGGCAAGAGCGTGTCGTCGATGGCCGTCATGGGCCTGTTGCCGACCAACGCGCAGGTCAGCGGCAGCATCCGGTACGACGGGGTCGAGCTGCTCGGGCAGTCCGACCGCGAACTGTCGCGGATCCGGGGCCGCGACATCGCGATGATCTTCCAGGACCCGCTCTCCGCGCTGACCCCGGTGTACACCATCGGCCAGCAGATCGCCGAGGGACTCCGACTGCACGACTCCGCACTCTCCCAGCGGGCCGCCGAGACGCGCGCGGTCGAACTCCTCAAGATCGTCGGGATCCCGAACGCCGAGCGCCGGGCGAAGTCCTTCCCCCACGAGTTCTCGGGCGGCATGCGGCAGCGGGCGATGATCGCGATCGCGATCGCGAACGACCCGCAGCTCATCATCGCCGACGAGCCCACCACCGCACTCGACGTGACCATCCAGGCGCAGATCCTCGAGGTGCTCCAGGAGGCGAAGGACATCACCGGCGCCGCCGTCGTCCTCATCACCCACGACCTCGGTGTCGTCGCCGGCAACGCCGACCGCGTCGCCGTCATGTACGCCGGCCGCATCGTCGAGACGGCACCGGTCGTGCCGCTGTTCCGCGAGCCACTCATGCCGTACACGATCGGCCTGCTCCGGTCGATGCCCAACATGGCGGCGAACCAGCAGGAGCGGCTCGTCCCCCTCGAGGGTCGTCCCCCGCTGCTGACGAAGGTCCCGACCGGTTGCCCGTTCGCCCCGCGCTGCCCGATCGCCGTGGCCGCGTGCCTCGAGGGCGAACCGGCACTCCTCCCCGTGCTCGACGGCCCGGCCACCGATCCAGCAACCTCCATCGAGCACACTGCCGCGTGCATCCGCGCCGGCGAGATCGCGGACGGATCGTTGCTCCGCCCCGACATCTTCCCCCGGCCGGACGAGGTGCCGGAGGAACTCGTCGCCGAGGTCGCCCCCGAGACCGTCCTCGACGTCAAGGACCTCACCCGCGCCTTCCCGCTCACGAAGGGCGTGGTCTTCCGTCGCAACATCGGCACCGTCCGCGCCGTCGACGGCGTCTCCTTCAGCGTCCAGCGCGGCCGCACGCTCGGCCTCGTCGGCGAGTCGGGTTGTGGGAAGACCACGACCATCATGGAGATCCTCGAGCTCGCCCGGACGCAGGGCGGCACCATCCACGTGAACGGCGTCGACACCGCCACCCTCTCGAAGCCCGACCGCAGGAAGTTGCGCAGCGACATCCAGGTGGTCTTCCAGGACCCGATGGCCTCGCTCGATCCGCGGATGACGATCGAGGACATCATCGGCGAACCGCTGACCGTGCACGGGGTCTCGTCCGCCGAGATCCGGAACCGGGTCGGTGCCATGCTCGAACTCGTCGGCCTCGAGCCGTCCTTCGCCGGCCGGTACCCGCACGAGTTCTCCGGTGGCCAACGGCAGCGCATCGGCATCGCCCGTGCGCTCGTCGTCGAGCCGAAGATCCTCGTCCTCGACGAGCCGGTGTCAGCACTCGACGTCTCCGTCCAGGCCGGCGTCATCAACCTCCTCGAGGACCTCAAGCAGCGACTCGGCCTGTCCTACCTCTTCGTCGCGCACGACCTCGCCGTCGTCCGCCACATCGCCGACGACGTCGCGGTCATGTACCTCGGCCGCATCGTCGAGTACGGGCCGAGTGCGACGATCTTCGCCGACCCCAAGCACCCGTACACCCAGGCGCTCCTCTCGGCCGTGCCGGTGCCCGACCCCGAGCTCGAACGCAGCCGGCAGCGGATCCTGCTGAACGGCGACCTCCCCTCCCCCAGCGACGACCGCGTGGGCTGCAGCTTCCGCAGCCGCTGCCCGCTGTACCAGCTCCTTCCGGCGGACAAGCAGTCGGTCTGTGAGCAGGATGATCCGCGTGAGCGTCCCGTCGACGGTCGCCTGGTCGCGTGCCACCACGCGGAGAGCGATCGACTCGTCACCGCCTGA
- a CDS encoding ABC transporter ATP-binding protein, with product MSTPTPQAGARTGQPLLEVKDLEVGFRTQSGTVQAIRKTSFTMMPGETVAIVGESGSGKSTTAHAIINLLPGTGKITGGEILFEGRDLSKLPRKEIEDVRGRLIGFVPQDPMSNLNPVWNIGFQVEEAIRANGIAEGKQAVRAKAIEVLQQAGLSDADRRLKQFPHQFSGGMRQRVLIGIGLSSSPKLLIADEPTSALDVTVQRKILDHLESLTRDSGTALLFITHDLGLAAERAEKLIVMYKGQIVEAGPSVEILQNPVHPYTQRLVAAAPSLASRRIQSATGPLETLEHEAPVGSEGIDLIVAAEHRAAAQLDLAKVEPAIVVDDLEKVYKIRGQKGQASELKAVDGVSFQIPKGTTMALVGESGSGKSTVAKLLLQLETPTSGSIRIGGKAMEGLDRKGLLALRRTMQPVFQDPYGSLDPLRNIGNTISEPLQTHKVGDKASRRARVLELLDQVSLPQSVATRYPNELSGGQRQRIAIARALALKPEIVVLDEAVSALDVLVQAQILQLLADLQSELQLTYLFITHDLAVVRVIADNVAVMQKGKIVEASTTDDVFENPKQQYTRELLDAIPGAGIELAL from the coding sequence TTGAGCACCCCCACACCCCAGGCCGGTGCACGCACCGGGCAGCCGCTCCTCGAGGTCAAGGACCTCGAGGTCGGGTTCCGCACGCAGAGCGGCACCGTGCAGGCCATCCGCAAGACCAGCTTCACGATGATGCCCGGCGAGACGGTCGCGATCGTCGGCGAATCGGGATCCGGGAAGTCGACGACGGCGCACGCCATCATCAACCTCCTCCCCGGGACCGGCAAGATCACGGGCGGTGAGATCCTCTTCGAGGGTCGCGACCTCTCGAAGCTCCCGCGCAAGGAGATCGAGGACGTCCGCGGTCGCCTGATCGGCTTCGTGCCGCAGGACCCGATGTCGAACCTCAACCCGGTCTGGAACATCGGGTTCCAGGTCGAGGAGGCCATCCGCGCCAACGGCATCGCCGAGGGCAAGCAGGCCGTGCGGGCGAAGGCGATCGAGGTCCTCCAGCAGGCCGGTCTCTCCGACGCCGACCGTCGCCTGAAGCAGTTCCCGCACCAGTTCTCCGGCGGCATGCGGCAGCGCGTGCTCATCGGCATCGGTCTCTCCTCGAGCCCGAAGCTGCTGATCGCGGACGAGCCCACCTCGGCGCTCGACGTGACCGTGCAGCGGAAGATCCTCGACCACCTCGAGAGCCTGACGCGCGACAGCGGCACGGCGTTGCTCTTCATCACGCACGACCTCGGCCTCGCGGCCGAACGCGCCGAGAAGCTCATCGTCATGTACAAGGGGCAGATCGTCGAGGCCGGTCCCTCGGTCGAGATCCTGCAGAACCCGGTGCACCCGTACACGCAGCGCCTGGTGGCCGCAGCGCCGAGCCTCGCCTCGCGGCGGATCCAGTCCGCGACCGGGCCACTCGAGACGCTCGAGCACGAGGCTCCGGTCGGCTCGGAGGGGATCGACCTGATCGTCGCCGCCGAGCATCGTGCGGCGGCACAGCTCGACCTCGCGAAGGTGGAGCCGGCGATCGTCGTGGACGACCTCGAGAAGGTCTACAAGATCCGTGGTCAGAAGGGCCAGGCGAGTGAGCTGAAGGCCGTGGACGGCGTCTCGTTCCAGATCCCGAAGGGCACCACCATGGCGCTCGTCGGGGAGTCCGGTTCGGGGAAGTCCACCGTCGCGAAGCTCCTCCTGCAGCTCGAGACACCGACCTCGGGCAGCATCCGCATCGGCGGGAAGGCGATGGAGGGACTCGACCGCAAGGGTCTCCTCGCGCTGCGCCGGACGATGCAGCCGGTCTTCCAGGACCCCTACGGTTCGCTCGACCCCCTGCGCAACATCGGTAACACCATCTCGGAGCCGCTGCAGACCCACAAGGTCGGCGACAAGGCCTCCAGGCGCGCACGCGTCCTGGAGCTCCTCGACCAGGTGTCGCTGCCGCAGTCGGTCGCGACGCGCTACCCGAACGAGCTCTCGGGTGGTCAGCGTCAGCGCATCGCGATCGCCCGGGCGCTCGCGTTGAAGCCGGAGATCGTGGTCCTCGACGAGGCCGTGTCCGCGCTCGACGTGCTCGTGCAGGCGCAGATCCTGCAGTTGCTCGCCGACCTCCAGTCGGAACTGCAGCTGACGTACCTCTTCATCACCCACGACCTCGCGGTCGTGCGGGTGATCGCCGACAACGTGGCGGTCATGCAGAAGGGGAAGATCGTCGAGGCGTCGACCACGGACGACGTCTTCGAGAACCCGAAGCAGCAGTACACGCGTGAACTCCTCGACGCCATCCCCGGCGCCGGGATCGAGCTCGCGCTGTAA
- a CDS encoding ABC transporter substrate-binding protein, with amino-acid sequence MKFSRFGSAAAIIAAGALVLTGCSGGGSSSESTSGNTSAIITTNGSEPESGLIPSDTNEVGGGKILDEIFAGLVYYDAKGKPVNDLAESIETDDSITFTIKIKPDQKFTNGDPVDAESFVNAWQDAALLSNARKNSYFFEDIKGFSYDADQPLTGLNVVDDTTFTVELNEARSDFPLRLGYSSFYPLPKSAFDEAGKVTADFGQNPVGNGPYKLDGEKAWKHNESIALVTNDEYNGGRKPQNGGVTINFYASFDAAYADLLGGNLDVLDQIPDSAISTFQDDLGDRAVNQPAAVFQSFTIPSRLPHFSGEEGELRRQAISYAINRKQITDVIFEGTRTPATDFTSPVIDGYSKDIPGNEVLTNDDKKAKELWAKADAISPWDGSFQIAYNADGPHQAWVDAVTNNIKNTLGIESSGVPVAVFGDFRESITSRQIQTAFRSGWQADYPGLYNFLGPLYATGASSNDGDYSSPEFDKLLSEGAAESDLDAANKKFQEAQEVLFKDLPAIPLWYQNVSGGFGEGVQNVQFGWNSVPLYYEITK; translated from the coding sequence GTGAAGTTCAGTCGGTTCGGCTCTGCCGCCGCCATCATCGCAGCAGGGGCTCTCGTCCTCACCGGATGTTCCGGTGGCGGTTCCAGCAGCGAGAGCACCAGCGGCAACACATCCGCCATCATCACGACCAACGGCTCCGAGCCGGAGTCGGGTCTCATCCCCAGCGACACCAACGAGGTGGGTGGCGGCAAGATCCTCGACGAGATCTTCGCGGGCCTCGTCTACTACGACGCCAAGGGCAAGCCGGTCAACGACCTCGCCGAGTCCATCGAGACCGACGACTCGATCACCTTCACGATCAAGATCAAGCCCGACCAGAAGTTCACCAACGGTGACCCGGTCGACGCCGAGTCGTTCGTGAACGCCTGGCAGGACGCCGCGCTCCTCTCGAACGCGCGCAAGAACAGCTACTTCTTCGAGGACATCAAGGGCTTCAGCTACGACGCCGACCAGCCCCTCACCGGCCTCAACGTCGTCGACGACACGACCTTCACGGTCGAGCTCAACGAGGCTCGCTCGGACTTCCCGCTGCGCCTCGGCTACTCCTCGTTCTACCCGCTGCCCAAGTCGGCGTTCGACGAGGCCGGCAAGGTCACGGCCGACTTCGGTCAGAACCCGGTCGGCAACGGCCCGTACAAGCTCGACGGTGAGAAGGCGTGGAAGCACAACGAGTCCATCGCCCTCGTCACCAACGACGAGTACAACGGTGGTCGTAAGCCGCAGAACGGTGGCGTGACGATCAACTTCTACGCCAGCTTCGACGCAGCGTACGCCGACCTCCTCGGTGGCAACCTCGACGTCCTGGACCAGATCCCGGACTCCGCGATCTCCACCTTCCAGGACGACCTGGGCGACCGCGCTGTGAACCAGCCCGCCGCCGTGTTCCAGTCCTTCACCATCCCGTCCCGCCTCCCGCACTTCAGCGGCGAGGAAGGCGAGCTGCGTCGTCAGGCGATCTCCTACGCGATCAACCGCAAGCAGATCACCGACGTCATCTTCGAGGGCACCCGCACCCCGGCGACCGACTTCACCTCGCCCGTCATCGACGGCTACTCGAAGGACATCCCCGGCAACGAGGTGCTGACCAACGACGACAAGAAGGCCAAGGAACTCTGGGCCAAGGCTGACGCCATCTCCCCGTGGGACGGCTCCTTCCAGATCGCCTACAACGCCGACGGCCCGCACCAGGCTTGGGTCGACGCCGTGACGAACAACATCAAGAACACCCTCGGCATCGAGTCCTCCGGTGTTCCGGTCGCGGTCTTCGGTGACTTCCGTGAGAGCATCACGAGCCGTCAGATCCAGACCGCGTTCCGCAGCGGTTGGCAGGCCGACTACCCGGGTCTGTACAACTTCCTCGGCCCGCTGTACGCGACCGGCGCCTCCTCGAACGACGGTGACTACTCGAGCCCCGAGTTCGACAAGCTCCTCTCCGAGGGTGCTGCCGAGTCCGACCTCGACGCCGCGAACAAGAAGTTCCAGGAAGCTCAGGAGGTCCTGTTCAAGGACCTGCCCGCCATCCCGCTTTGGTACCAGAACGTGAGCGGTGGATTCGGCGAGGGCGTCCAGAACGTCCAGTTCGGTTGGAACTCCGTGCCTCTCTACTACGAGATCACCAAGTAA
- a CDS encoding ABC transporter permease, translating to MKRSSTHFVAPLEETPLAVIDAVKVDEKPSNLWTDAWAYMRRQPMFWISAVLIVLVVVVSLLPGLFSQVDPRSCNLDNSLGDPSLAHPLGFTKQGCDIYSRVIFGANTSLAVGLIVTAIVCVLGISFGALSGFYGGWVDSVLSRIGDIFFSIPYILAAVVVMSALAAYRSVWTISLAVGLFVWPSVARVLRAEILRVKNADYVQASIALGVSRFRILVRHVLPNSIAPVIVVITLSLASAIVAEATLSFLGVGLGSESISWGADISQAQRDLRTAPQVLIYPSIALSLTVLSFIMLGEVLRDALDPKARALR from the coding sequence ATGAAGCGTTCATCCACGCACTTCGTCGCCCCGCTGGAGGAGACGCCGCTCGCGGTGATCGACGCCGTCAAGGTCGACGAGAAGCCGAGCAACCTCTGGACCGACGCCTGGGCGTACATGCGCCGTCAGCCGATGTTCTGGATCTCGGCGGTGCTCATCGTCCTCGTCGTCGTGGTGTCGCTCCTGCCCGGCCTGTTCTCGCAGGTCGACCCGCGCAGCTGCAACCTCGACAACAGCCTCGGCGACCCGTCGCTCGCGCACCCGCTCGGGTTCACGAAGCAGGGCTGCGACATCTACTCGCGGGTCATCTTCGGCGCGAACACGTCGCTCGCGGTCGGCCTCATCGTCACGGCGATCGTCTGCGTGCTCGGTATCAGCTTCGGCGCGCTGTCGGGCTTCTACGGCGGTTGGGTCGACTCGGTGCTCTCCCGCATCGGCGACATCTTCTTCTCGATCCCGTACATCCTCGCCGCCGTCGTCGTCATGTCGGCCCTCGCCGCCTACCGGAGCGTCTGGACCATCTCGCTCGCGGTCGGTCTGTTCGTCTGGCCGAGTGTCGCGAGAGTCCTGCGTGCCGAGATCCTGCGGGTCAAGAACGCCGACTACGTGCAGGCCTCGATCGCCCTCGGCGTCTCGCGGTTCCGCATCCTCGTGCGTCACGTCCTACCGAACTCGATCGCCCCGGTGATCGTCGTCATCACGCTGTCGCTCGCTTCGGCGATCGTCGCGGAGGCGACCCTGTCGTTCCTCGGCGTCGGACTCGGATCCGAGTCGATCTCGTGGGGCGCGGACATCTCCCAGGCGCAGCGCGACCTGCGGACCGCTCCGCAGGTGCTCATCTACCCGTCCATCGCGCTCTCGCTCACCGTGCTCAGCTTCATCATGCTCGGCGAGGTCCTGCGTGATGCACTCGACCCGAAGGCGAGGGCACTCCGTTGA